From one Mesotoga infera genomic stretch:
- a CDS encoding response regulator transcription factor has protein sequence MKVLIVDDDLDILNIVRTACESESIETSAAANAEELWAALRAGKPDVILLDIMLPDANGLDLVKKIRMKYSRISIIFLTARKSDLDMILGLELGADDYVTKPFNPRALVARIKAVMRRSEISGTLDEMLTIGDAIVNLKSYTVTRNGKSEELTRREFELLKLLAENPGRVFTREELLDKVWGIDFFGDFRTVDVHISKLREKVGEGFIKTVRGVGYKFVLGEQK, from the coding sequence TTGAAGGTATTGATTGTTGATGACGATCTCGATATTCTGAATATTGTCAGAACTGCTTGTGAGAGTGAAAGCATTGAGACTTCAGCCGCCGCAAATGCAGAAGAGCTTTGGGCTGCACTGCGCGCGGGAAAACCAGACGTCATACTTCTCGACATCATGCTGCCGGACGCAAATGGTCTTGACCTGGTCAAGAAGATCCGAATGAAGTATTCCAGAATTTCGATAATATTCTTGACCGCAAGAAAGTCCGACCTCGACATGATTCTCGGACTTGAGCTCGGCGCAGATGATTATGTCACCAAACCTTTTAACCCAAGAGCTTTGGTAGCAAGAATTAAAGCCGTAATGAGAAGAAGCGAGATTTCTGGCACTCTTGACGAAATGTTGACGATAGGCGATGCGATAGTGAATCTAAAATCGTATACAGTAACCAGAAATGGAAAGTCAGAAGAGCTAACGAGGCGAGAATTCGAATTGCTGAAGTTGCTTGCAGAGAACCCCGGGAGAGTCTTCACAAGAGAAGAGTTGCTCGACAAAGTATGGGGGATTGACTTCTTTGGAGACTTCAGAACCGTGGATGTTCACATAAGCAAACTGAGAGAGAAGGTTGGAGAAGGGTTTATAAAAACAGTGAGAGGCGTTGGCTACAAGTTTGTTCTTGGAGAACAGAAGTGA